Proteins from one Pseudomonas bijieensis genomic window:
- the rpsU gene encoding 30S ribosomal protein S21: MPAVKVKENEPFDVALRRFKRSCEKAGVLAEVRSREFYEKPTSERKRKAAAAVKRHAKKVQREQRRAVRLY, encoded by the coding sequence ATGCCAGCCGTCAAAGTAAAAGAGAACGAACCCTTCGACGTAGCTCTGCGTCGTTTCAAGCGCTCCTGCGAAAAAGCCGGTGTTCTGGCTGAAGTTCGTAGCCGCGAATTCTACGAGAAGCCGACTTCTGAGCGTAAGCGCAAGGCAGCAGCCGCTGTTAAGCGTCACGCCAAGAAAGTTCAGCGCGAACAGCGCCGCGCCGTACGTCTGTACTAA
- the tsaD gene encoding tRNA (adenosine(37)-N6)-threonylcarbamoyltransferase complex transferase subunit TsaD, with protein MLVLGLETSCDETGVALYDSERGLLADALFSQIDLHRAYGGVVPELASRDHVKRMLPLIRQVLAEAGCVPTEIDGIAYTAGPGLVGALLVGASCAQALAFAWGIPALGVHHMEGHLLAPMLESQPPQFPFVALLVSGGHTQLIRVDGIGQYELLGETLDDAAGEAFDKTAKMMGLNYPGGPEISRLATQGVDGRFVFPRPMCDRPGLDFSFSGLKTFALNTWQQCVSAGDDSEQARCDISLAFQQAVVETLTIKCKRALKQAGLKRLVIAGGVSANKALRTSLEKMLGDMKGDVYYARPEFCTDNGAMIAFAGCQRLQAGQQESLAISVQARWPMEQLAPL; from the coding sequence ATGCTAGTACTGGGATTAGAAACCTCTTGCGACGAAACCGGTGTCGCACTTTACGACAGTGAACGCGGCCTGCTGGCCGATGCGCTGTTCAGCCAGATCGACCTGCATCGCGCCTATGGCGGGGTGGTGCCCGAGTTGGCCTCCCGTGATCACGTCAAGCGCATGCTGCCCTTGATCCGTCAGGTTCTGGCCGAAGCTGGCTGCGTGCCGACCGAGATCGACGGCATCGCCTACACCGCCGGCCCGGGCCTGGTGGGCGCGTTGCTGGTGGGCGCTTCCTGTGCCCAGGCGCTGGCCTTTGCCTGGGGTATCCCGGCCTTGGGTGTGCATCACATGGAAGGCCACTTGCTTGCGCCGATGCTGGAGTCGCAACCGCCACAGTTTCCGTTCGTCGCTTTGTTGGTATCGGGCGGCCATACGCAGCTCATCCGGGTCGATGGCATCGGCCAATACGAGTTGCTCGGCGAAACCCTCGACGATGCCGCCGGCGAAGCGTTCGACAAAACTGCAAAAATGATGGGCCTCAATTATCCAGGCGGGCCGGAAATCTCCCGGCTTGCAACGCAAGGGGTCGATGGGCGCTTCGTGTTCCCGCGACCGATGTGCGACCGCCCGGGCCTGGATTTCAGTTTCAGCGGATTGAAGACCTTCGCGCTGAACACCTGGCAGCAGTGCGTCAGCGCCGGGGACGACAGTGAACAAGCCCGTTGCGACATCTCGCTGGCGTTCCAGCAGGCCGTGGTGGAGACTTTGACCATCAAGTGCAAGCGTGCCCTCAAGCAGGCCGGGCTCAAGCGCCTGGTGATCGCCGGTGGTGTGAGCGCGAACAAGGCCCTGCGCACATCGCTGGAGAAAATGCTCGGCGACATGAAGGGCGACGTTTACTACGCCCGACCGGAGTTCTGTACAGATAACGGCGCAATGATTGCCTTTGCCGGCTGCCAGCGATTGCAGGCCGGCCAGCAGGAAAGCCTGGCGATAAGTGTGCAGGCGCGCTGGCCGATGGAGCAGTTGGCGCCGCTGTGA
- the plsY gene encoding glycerol-3-phosphate 1-O-acyltransferase PlsY yields MFWLLAILAYLLGSLSFAILLSRLTGRPDPRMSGSGNAGATNMLRLAGRKLAILTLLGDLCKGLVPVLIASLAGLSLQQQAWIGVCAVIGHLFPLYFRFRGGKGVATAAGMLLGLYPPAALLAVCAWLLTFYLTRTSSLAALIATPLTLPLLAWQEPAALLPMTALVALIVWRHRGNLRDLFAGRERHF; encoded by the coding sequence ATGTTTTGGTTACTGGCGATTCTCGCCTACCTGCTCGGCTCGCTGTCCTTCGCCATTTTGCTCAGCCGCCTGACCGGTCGCCCGGATCCGCGAATGAGTGGCTCAGGCAATGCCGGAGCCACCAACATGCTGCGCCTGGCCGGACGCAAACTCGCGATCCTGACCCTGCTGGGCGACCTCTGCAAAGGCCTTGTCCCGGTATTGATCGCCAGCCTTGCAGGGCTCTCGTTGCAGCAACAGGCCTGGATCGGCGTCTGCGCCGTCATCGGCCATCTATTCCCGCTGTACTTTCGCTTTCGGGGCGGCAAGGGTGTCGCCACCGCCGCCGGCATGCTGCTGGGCCTGTACCCGCCCGCCGCCCTGCTGGCTGTCTGTGCCTGGCTGCTGACCTTCTACCTGACCCGCACCAGCTCCCTGGCCGCGCTGATCGCCACGCCGTTGACCCTACCATTGCTGGCCTGGCAGGAACCGGCGGCCTTGCTACCAATGACCGCCCTGGTCGCACTGATCGTCTGGCGTCACCGGGGCAATCTACGCGACCTGTTCGCCGGGCGCGAACGGCATTTTTAA
- the folB gene encoding dihydroneopterin aldolase yields MDRVFIEGLEVDTVIGAYDWERGIRQCLRLDLSFAWDNRPAAAGDDLTLALDYASVSSRIQAFAEQAQFQLVETFAERLAQELMDEFKITWLRLKVTKPGAVPAASGVGVEIERGCR; encoded by the coding sequence TTGGACAGAGTGTTTATCGAGGGACTGGAAGTCGACACGGTAATCGGTGCCTACGACTGGGAGCGAGGCATCCGACAGTGCCTGCGGCTTGACCTGAGCTTCGCCTGGGACAACCGCCCGGCTGCCGCGGGCGACGACCTGACCCTGGCGCTCGACTACGCCAGCGTCTCCTCGCGCATCCAGGCGTTTGCCGAGCAGGCGCAGTTCCAATTGGTCGAGACCTTCGCCGAGCGACTGGCCCAGGAACTCATGGATGAGTTCAAGATCACCTGGTTGCGTCTGAAAGTGACCAAGCCCGGCGCCGTACCGGCGGCCAGCGGCGTTGGCGTGGAGATCGAGCGCGGATGCCGCTGA
- the folK gene encoding 2-amino-4-hydroxy-6-hydroxymethyldihydropteridine diphosphokinase: MPLTQVFLGLGSNIERETHLCAGLEALAGFLVDMRCSAVFESQPVGIKSGPFFNFVVSAFTDLPLMELDRRLKFIEADNGRYAPDRKGLPLDIDVLLYGEQVGNFDGLILPRAEILKNAFVLWPLSLIAPDRIHPGVGKSFAALWEEAQIDQVLAPVAFEWRGEQLTPLDLLRLS, from the coding sequence ATGCCGCTGACTCAGGTTTTTCTCGGGCTCGGCAGCAACATCGAGCGCGAAACCCATCTATGCGCCGGTCTGGAGGCCTTGGCCGGATTCCTGGTGGACATGCGCTGTTCGGCCGTGTTCGAGAGCCAGCCGGTGGGTATCAAAAGCGGGCCTTTCTTCAATTTTGTCGTTTCGGCCTTCACGGATCTGCCGCTGATGGAGCTGGATCGTCGCCTCAAGTTCATCGAGGCGGACAACGGTCGCTATGCGCCGGACCGCAAGGGGCTGCCGCTGGATATCGACGTGCTGTTATATGGCGAACAGGTTGGCAACTTCGACGGGCTGATCCTGCCTCGCGCGGAGATCCTCAAGAACGCCTTCGTGTTGTGGCCGTTGTCGTTGATCGCGCCGGATCGGATTCATCCTGGTGTGGGCAAGAGCTTTGCCGCGTTGTGGGAAGAAGCGCAGATTGATCAGGTACTGGCGCCGGTGGCTTTCGAATGGCGGGGGGAGCAACTTACGCCTTTGGACCTGCTGCGACTTTCATAA
- a CDS encoding multifunctional CCA addition/repair protein produces the protein MQIYKVGGAVRDRLLGIPVTDIDRVVVGATAEEMLAKGFRPVGADFPVFLDPKTGEEYALARTERKSGRGYGGFVFHASPEVTLEEDLVRRDLTINAMAEDDHGNLTDPYHGQRDLEARVLRHVSPAFAEDPLRVLRVARFAARYAPLGFKVADETLGLMRQLSESGELEALTAERSWKEISRALMEKQPQVFIQVLRDCTALKVLMPEVDALFGVPQPEAHHPEIDTGLHTLSVLEQAALHQQPLTVRWACLLHDLGKGLTPEHEWPRHIAHEHKGLKLIKAVNERFKVPRDCQELALLVGQYHTHAHRALELKASTLLELLQSFDVYRRPQRFEEFIAACEMDARGRKGLENRSYPQADYLRGAAAAARAVAVQPLLEKGFKGPELGEAIKRERLRVLKAYKESAG, from the coding sequence ATGCAGATCTATAAAGTTGGCGGCGCCGTTCGCGATCGCCTGCTGGGCATTCCCGTCACCGACATCGATCGGGTCGTCGTGGGGGCCACCGCCGAGGAAATGCTCGCCAAAGGTTTTCGCCCCGTGGGGGCTGACTTTCCGGTATTCCTCGACCCGAAGACCGGCGAGGAATACGCCCTCGCCCGTACCGAACGCAAGAGCGGTCGAGGCTATGGCGGCTTCGTGTTCCATGCCAGCCCTGAAGTGACCTTGGAGGAGGACCTGGTTCGCCGGGACTTGACCATCAACGCCATGGCTGAAGATGACCATGGCAACCTGACCGATCCGTACCACGGCCAACGCGATCTGGAAGCCCGCGTTCTGCGTCACGTATCCCCCGCTTTCGCCGAAGATCCCCTCCGAGTTTTGCGAGTTGCCCGCTTTGCCGCACGCTATGCACCGCTGGGCTTCAAGGTGGCGGACGAAACCCTTGGACTGATGCGCCAGCTCAGTGAGTCCGGCGAATTGGAAGCATTGACGGCCGAGCGCAGTTGGAAAGAAATTTCCCGCGCCCTCATGGAAAAACAGCCACAGGTATTTATCCAGGTCCTACGCGACTGCACGGCCCTCAAGGTCCTGATGCCCGAGGTCGATGCGCTGTTCGGCGTGCCTCAGCCTGAAGCCCACCACCCGGAAATCGACACGGGCTTGCACACCCTGAGCGTGCTGGAACAGGCGGCACTGCACCAGCAACCCCTGACCGTCCGCTGGGCTTGCCTGCTCCATGACCTGGGCAAAGGCCTGACACCCGAACACGAATGGCCGCGGCACATCGCCCATGAGCACAAAGGCTTGAAGCTGATCAAAGCGGTCAATGAGCGCTTCAAGGTACCGCGCGATTGTCAGGAACTGGCACTGTTGGTCGGCCAGTATCACACCCATGCTCATCGTGCGCTTGAGCTGAAGGCGTCCACCTTGCTTGAGCTGTTGCAGAGTTTTGACGTGTACCGTCGGCCTCAGCGCTTCGAGGAGTTCATCGCGGCGTGCGAGATGGATGCCCGTGGTCGCAAAGGCCTGGAAAATCGAAGTTATCCACAGGCGGATTATCTGCGCGGCGCAGCAGCGGCGGCCCGCGCAGTGGCAGTGCAGCCTTTGCTGGAGAAAGGCTTCAAGGGTCCGGAGCTGGGTGAGGCGATCAAACGGGAGCGACTCAGGGTATTGAAAGCGTATAAGGAATCAGCGGGCTGA